TAGTTAATggtttagaaaaatgtaaattctaagctttttttccagaggCTGTTCTTGCATTATATACTTCAAGAATGGCTTAACATTTCCTATCTCTTAGCCACTAATATAGACAAACCAAACGGAGACAGCATAATTGAATGTCCTGCTTTGGGAGGTTTAAACATAGCGTTTCTATGTAAAGAATGTCCAAAGCCAGAGCTCACAGTCAGTCATCCAGAATGTTGTGCTGTGGAGCACAATAACACTAGACATCCTGCTGGAGTAGGTGGGAAATGCCTCCACAAGCAAAGGGGGAAGACTCCCAGAGCCTGAACCTAGTATTTTAAGCCACTGTCAGTAAGTGGGGACACTCAACACCTCAGTTGGAGGAGCAGAATGTACATAGCTCTGATCTCAGTGAGTGGGTGGTGCAACCATCACATCATGTGGTCTGTGCTAATGGATAGTCAATGGGAAGAAGGGACCAAGCTCTCTTAGACCTGCTGGAAAATCTGTTCTTGACAAATAGAAGATACTGTAGCAAACAGACGTGTCAGAACTGGTCTGGAAGGGAAAGGTGGTGCGTTTGTACCTACTCATAGCAATTTTGCAGTGTTCAACTGTCAGAAGTATATGTAGACTTGTGTTACTAACATTGCTACATAAAAGCGCGAATTATAATCGTACTGGATTGTATACCCTGTGCAGTTACAGAGAGAACATGCCAAGATCCTCAAAGACTtatgtttcctctttttcttttatcccACAGGTAATAACTCCAGTCAGGTCAGGACAAGGTTATGTTTATGAATTCCCTTCCAAATACCAGAAGGATACGTACGATATTCCCCCTGTGCGCCCTCTCCAAGGGGTAGGTACCAATAAAACTGCCAACAGTATTGACAGGGCACAAAAGGTGATAAATTTATACCAGAAGTTTATGAGCAAAGCAAGTTCTctcatttcagagagaaaatatgttttaattagATGCAGTGGCTTATTCACAGAGCGCAGAAGTATTTCAAAGTTGTATTTGATGTTGACTAAGGTTTGGCAGCACACCAAACACAAAAGtcccatttgttttctgtgttttgatcaAAGAGTATATCTAAACAGAATAAACTTGCTGCCtgggaacaattttttttccccttactttGTTGTTGCATAGTTGACAGTAATTCACTCAGTAAGGGTAAAATTATCACCTAGATGAACAGCTACTATGCAGGGAATTGTTTTCACCACGTATCTACTGCACCATGTCACTGAACTTGAAATATATCTTTGTTCTAGGGAACACCCTTAGCATTCAATCCCCAAGACCACAGACATCTAGAGTGGATGCTTGCAGGACCTGTAACTCAACAACCCTGCATCTCTCCACGGCTTTTTGACAGAGTAGCTCCTCTAGGGAACAACATTGGAGCCTAATAGTACATAACACAGACTGACACCAAATGGCTGGAACTGTTGGGAAGTCTGGGTTAAGAGACATTCAGACAGTGGCCTTACACCATGTGCAAAACCCAGTGTAATCTAGGACGTGCCATGGGACACTTGAAACATCTGACAGCTGTACTTTCTGCTAGTAAGACAGCTCACACTGCACCCAATAAAGCAGATAGGCGATGCTGACGGGGACAGCCTTAGTTTCAGAGAGTTTTGTATGTACTTGTACAAGCTTATTCCTCAGTCCGTCTAATCTCTATCAGTAAGGGTGTGATCAGTTCTGGTCACATGAATATACTGCTCCCCTGTTCAACCCAGCAGGTATCTGTAATAGACTGGCCTTGATTTAACTCTCGGGATGGAAGTCAGCCATGACTTCATCTCTCCAGCCTGCTGTCCACACAATTGCCCAGAGGGGCCCTAGCAAAGTGCATTTCCTCCTAGCTGTCCAAAATACCAGGCAAATCCAAGCAGCTCTCCCATATGAAACAAAGTTGAAGAGCTCTGATCATCTTCGGGCTGTTTgagaggaaacacagaaaacaggaaaactcaTCTGAGATCAGAGCTTTCCTGAGGTGACTTGTTTCTGTAACcagtttattctttctttagATATACGACATTCCACCCACATCGGTTAAGGGGCCTGCGCTTCCAGTTCCCATGGGAGAAGCAAAAGCTTTAGGAGTCTATGACATACCACCTGCCAAAGGGGTAGGTATTACACTGTTTCCACAAGATCCTGTATTTTTATGTCTGACCAAAGACATGTTTAAACAAGAGTGCATGTATGATCATGAAGGAAAAGGAGATTCAGTACTTTAAAGATTTCCTTAGGTGTTAAAACTGGTAAAGTGAAGCTCTGCGTCAAAATTATTAATGTTATGTAGTGTGAATTGATAATTAGACCTACATTATCTTTGTGGTAGCATGCTGCCTTTTCAGATTTTGCTGCTTACGAGAATTTGCGTCAAGATGAATATTGAAAAGTGAGATATTAAAACTGACACTCGGTCAAACTCAGCATAAGGAACTGACTCCATGAAAGTCAATGATAGATCTTCCATCCCGGCATGTTGTAGGCCGCATGGAAGATGTAAAGGATTTTGCTATTCTAGCCAAAGGTTTCATGGTTTGCTTTCTGTGATTCAGGTCTATGCTACACCTCCGTCTGCATGCCGAAATGATACAGGCCTGAGGGAAAATCTGCAGGATTTTTCATCTCCAGTGGGCCACAGTGTAAGACCAGAAGGAGTATATGATATTCCTCCTCCTATCACCAAAGCAACTGGGAAAGAACTTAATAAATTTTCTCCTGAGAGCCTTTTATTGCCAGATGGAGTGCCACAGAAACAGAGTGTTTACGACATCCCTATGAACCATCAAAACCATTTTCTTGGGCAGCAAATTGCACCTCAAAAAGATGTTTATGATACCCCAAGGGGAATTGCATTCCCAGGACAACAGACAGGACTCGGTGAAAGTCTCATcccagaaggaagagaaggtgTGTATGATGTGCCACCAGCAGTCCTCCAAGACACTAAAGGTGTACAGGATGTGACTGATGGGATAAATAGGTTGTCTTTCTCCAGCACAGGAAGCACAAGGAGTAACATGTCCACTTCTTCAACAACATCAAAAGACTCTTTCTCAGCATCAACTGCACAGGACAAAAGACTAATCCTCGATCCAGACACTGCTATAGAGAGGCTTTATCGCCTCCAGCAGATGGTGGAGACAGCTGTCCATAACCTCATGGCCTTCACTACAGCAGACTGGCGGTCTTATGGATATATGGAGAAACACATCAATGAAATTCACACTGCTGTGGATAAGGTAGAGCAGTCGCTGTTGGAGTACCTCCAGTTTGCAAAAGGATCAGCAGCCAATGCTTCCTGCCTATCTGAGTTCAGCCTCCTCAACAAAATGAGGAGGGAGGTGCAAAGGCTGGAGGACTCTCACCAGATCCTTACCCAAACCAGTCATGACTTGAACAGCTACAACTGGTCTTTGAATGTTCTAGCTGTCAATAGACTGCAGAACAAGTGTGATGACCTGGATCGGTTTGTTATGGTGGCAAGGACAGTCCCAGATGATGCCAAGCAACTGACCACTACCATCAGCATCAATGCAGAGGTGCTTTTCAAACAGGCATTGAGCAGCTCACGTTTCAAAAACATACCAGAGAATATCGTGAACACTTCTGACTGTGTGTATGACAATCCTCATATGCAGCATCATGGAGAAAAAGCACAGAACCACTGCCGTTCCCTTCCTCCACTCCTGAGTAAAGGTCAGCACCCTCACAATACCACCAGTGAGAGCTCGGAAAAGAGCTGGATGGATGACTACGATTACGTTCACCTGCAGGTACGTAAACCTAACACCTTTGTCTGCACAAGGCCAAGTAGGAGTTGTTGATGCTTCTGCTTGCA
This sequence is a window from Pelecanus crispus isolate bPelCri1 chromosome 2, bPelCri1.pri, whole genome shotgun sequence. Protein-coding genes within it:
- the NEDD9 gene encoding enhancer of filamentation 1, whose translation is MNLMARALYDNVPECAEELAFRKGDILTVIEQNTEGLEGWWLCSLHGRQGIVPGNRVKLLIGPVVQDSPSGQDMSSPGLMHQSFNQQKIYQVPSSHASARDPVYQVPPSHLNQGIYQIPTGHGLAGQDIYQVPPSMQRCIDGPALTNKVITPVRSGQGYVYEFPSKYQKDTYDIPPVRPLQGIYDIPPTSVKGPALPVPMGEAKALGVYDIPPAKGVYATPPSACRNDTGLRENLQDFSSPVGHSVRPEGVYDIPPPITKATGKELNKFSPESLLLPDGVPQKQSVYDIPMNHQNHFLGQQIAPQKDVYDTPRGIAFPGQQTGLGESLIPEGREGVYDVPPAVLQDTKGVQDVTDGINRLSFSSTGSTRSNMSTSSTTSKDSFSASTAQDKRLILDPDTAIERLYRLQQMVETAVHNLMAFTTADWRSYGYMEKHINEIHTAVDKVEQSLLEYLQFAKGSAANASCLSEFSLLNKMRREVQRLEDSHQILTQTSHDLNSYNWSLNVLAVNRLQNKCDDLDRFVMVARTVPDDAKQLTTTISINAEVLFKQALSSSRFKNIPENIVNTSDCVYDNPHMQHHGEKAQNHCRSLPPLLSKGQHPHNTTSESSEKSWMDDYDYVHLQGKEEFERQQKELLEKENIIKQSKMELEHHQINQFQRLEQEITKPVENDISKWKPPQALQTANSTATSHDSQLLLFYSDQCETHFNSLLNAIDAFFSCVNASQPPRIFVAHSKFVILSAHKLVFIGDMLTRQVTTQDIRNKVMNSSNQLCELLKSVVLATKMAALHYPNTAALQKMVDQVTELSHHAQLFKLSLVQMASL